The DNA region ggtctttgcctttcttctccctTAATAAAGTCAATGTTGACATCAGCATAGTTAATGTTACAGTGTTGATCTTAATTAGCCATTACATTCAGATTTACAAATTTTATTTTCTGttcacaaaaaaaagcaaaaaaaaaaaaaaaaaacataaatcctGGCTCACAATGACATCTGACTGAAGTTGAACTATAAGAAAAGGATTAACTTTGAAGGAGTAGCAGGTTTCGTTCTAGTCAATCTACATTCtttaatgaaaataatattgTGGGATAATGCATAAGTGTACAAAGGTGCTTGAAAGCCAAATAAACTAgcctaacatacagtacatgcaattCCTATATCTAACTGATATACTATATCTAACTGATATCTATATTGATATTGTCCATATTGCATGTTAGTTAAATAGAGCATCAGCTAAACCTTCAATAACTGTCCAGATTGTATTGCAGGCAAAGCATACAAGGCAAAACAGTCCATTATTATGGATTCAATATTATTTATGAACTTTAGATATGACAGTTTAGATTACTAAGGATAAAGTAAATTTCAAGCAGACCTTCATCGGAAGCAGAGTCTTCTGCATGCATAGATGCAGTCCGCCATTGGCCTCTTCCAGACGCCATTGTTCTTTCTCATTTCTCATTTAAAGCTGAGTTATGCTAAACACTAgcaatctaaaaaaaaacagttgaacAATTTAAAACATTTGAGCCATAACTTTGTAAATGTGGCATATGCTCTTTTCCATGTTTGTCAGATAAAACAGATCAACAGAAAAGGTGCATTTTGTCAAGCTGTTAGCAGAGATTAACTACTGATGAACCTTATGATCATTACAACATTCTGTTGATATAAGAGATTATATAAAATGAAGATTGATTGACGAACCCCTTCTTGCTTTACTGTATTGACTACTTaatattaaaaatgaaaaattatAAATGTAAACTACTTATCTGTGACCTAACTGCAGCACTGTGCTTGGACTTTGGAGCCATTTGTTTTATTGCACCTAATGGTCGGCTATGATCATTGTCGCAGTGACGTTGGGATTTGAAATTGACTTCCTCAATTCTCACTTTTCAAATgtcaacattggaaaacgtcaTATTGTGTTAACTTCAATTTCAAGAGGGGAAAAATGGTTCAATTCAAACAGTGGTTCAGTGTCAAGAGGGCCATCGCATTATTAGCTGAATTATCGAATGCCTTTATTGCAATACAACAAAATTAGGAGTGCTACTCCACTGggtgcacacatacaataaataatcattatgagacatataaaacacactaagacatataaaatacaataaaagaGTAAAAGAGCAATGGTCAGATATGCAACTATTAAAGTGCAAAAAGTGACACTAGGTGGCTGGGTTTAGCTATTGTTTGTTTAGGGAGACTATTGTGTTTGGGAAGAAGCTATTTCTAAATCTTGTGCTGGATTGTATGGACCTATAACCCCTACCAGAAGGTAACAGTTGAAACAAATGGTGGCCAGGATGAGTATTGTCCTTGATGATGTTCTTGGCTCTTGAAAGAGTGCGACTGAGTGCAATATCTCTGTATAGATTACAGAGATGCCGTATGACTGGATGCTCTCGATGATGGACCTGTGAAATGACACTAGTAGCTTCACATTCAAGTTGATTTTCCTCAGTATCCTGAGGAAGTGAAGGTGCTGCTGAGCTTTATTGATAATGGGTGTGGTGTTAGTTGCCCAGGAGAAACAGTCTGTGATGTGGATGCCCAGAAATTTGAATTAGTTgactctctccacacactcaccatttatgaggagaggtggtggggggggggggggggttatgtttTCTGAAGTCAATTATgagttcttttgtttttgtggtaTTTGGGATGAGGTTATTAGAAGAGCACCACTCAAAGAGATtctgcacttcctgtctgtaGGCAGACTCGTCCCCGCCCGTTATAAGACCTACTATGGTATGTCCTCTGCTAACTTTAGAGTTTGTGGGGAATGTTGGTAAGCAGTCAAAGGTGTATAGTGAATAGAGAAAAGGGCTCAGCACACAGCCCTGAGGTGAGCCGGTGCTGAGTGTGATGGTGGAAGAGAGGTGGGGGCCAATTCGAACAGTCTGTGGATGGTTTGTCAAAAAGTCTTTTATCCAGCTGCAGGTGGGTGAGGGGAGTCCGAGGGTCAGCAGTTTGTTGATCAGGATGTTGGGGATGATTGTGTTAAAGGCAGAGCTGTAATCCACAAAAAGCATCCTGACGTAGCTGTTTCTCTGTTCAAGATGTAGAGTTATAGGTAAGGCATCATCTGTGGATCCATTAGGCCTGTATGCAAACTGATGATTGTCCAACGAGTGAGGGAGACTGGCTTGCACGTATTTGAGTACCAGTCTCTCAAAGCACTTCATTATGAGAGGGGTCAGGGCCACGGGGCTGTAGTCTGAGACTGTTTGGTGATGATTTCTTGGGTATGATGGTTGCTGATTTCAGACAGGAGGGGATAATGGCCTGAGCGAGAGATAATTACTCTCGAGCCTGATTAATAACTTGGTGAAAATATAGGTTTAGTtttcttttcaactttttacTCTTATCTTTTATCTGTTGTGAACATTCAATCAAGAAACCGTAGCAACACAAAATATTTAGATTTTGAACTCACCCCTGCCCTCATTGCGACCTTACACCATCCCAGTTAAACAATCTTGATGCTATTAGTTATATTGTGTGAAAGTGCACTATATTGATTTAAATTATTCTaatcaaaataaacattttgaggAAAATACTGAATATAGAATTTACTCCAAAAGTTAACGTATGTGCTGCACCGCATTATGTACTGTAAGCTGCCGTTGCTAGTATAGTGTGCCCCAACCTGGATATCAGTGTTGGACTTTGTAACTGGCTCAGCACAAGTTTTATAACTGCTCACTGATCATTAACTAGCTGCCAGCGTCTCAACTCCTGTGGGTGTAATAAATCACAAGCAGATGCAGGACCAAATTTAATACAAACAAAATCAGCTACAAAAATTGTTACAACACAACAAATGTAGCAATGTACTGCAATGCAATTCATTGCTTTGGCCCCAATGGAAATGTAGTAATAGACTGAACCCATTAGGCTTGCAATGCAAACTACCATATGcatagcctggcatagccctccgtaagcttccACTCAATTTTaatttcccttcaccattacgtctgggtctgatcccCTTGAACTCGATTTCCCAGGATGCATTCCGACCGGACCAATCAGCAaacgggggggatgggggaggcGGGTGTTAACAATGACGTTGAGCATAAGTGCGTTGTAGTCTCTATAGCGGTCACAACCAAATGTCAGCGCTTGGGTAAAATCATgcccaatcgtttcaaacttcaacagagttcacgcctcctgcctgaaatcgattctgaatggagaaggtccagaccctctgtacgatattagtacgagggtttgaTCTGACCAGGCTACCATATGCTACCATCGACCACCAAATGAAGCTTTAACAATGAAGTGTATTAATCTTCAAGGTCAATACCCAATAATGTCATGGGATATGGACAACTGTGCTGTACACATGCAGTGTTTAGGTGGATAAATGTCCACGGTGACAGAGTGAGGTTCACAGATGTAAATATATGATCCAGAGGGGAATGTGTGTGCTAGAGTGGGCAAGGGCCTGAATGTCAGGCTGAGAGCAACTGAGTGTCTAAATGTGAATGCAATGTTGTGAATTAAAATGTGTGAATAAGAGCgtctaaatgtgtgtgcatgtacagttgtGATAGTGTCtaaatgtttgtgagtgtaaagTTATgagagtgtctatgtgtgagtgtaaagtTATGAGAGTGTCTGACGGACTGAGAGTGAAACAAAAGGTTCATTTGATTTGTTGCATTCTGgacaatgcacacatactgtacatgcatcaCATTCATCTATATTCTAGATCTGCACAGTGGCAGGTGCAGTCGAATGAGCCTAAACAATCAGGCCTTTATAGCCCACTGTACAGAAGAAGGGGCTCAGAGTAAATGCACAGaccgctagagagagagagtaggggtgcaTAATGCACAATCAgcacaaatgaacaaatataATTCAATAATTTAGTTATGGGAAAATAGGGCAGGGGAAATAAAGACTCAGAATATAAGCAAATACttaatttattttgaaatagtcAGTGAAATAATAAATGTCTGATGAAAAATATTCATCATGATCACAAATGGGCTcataaacaaatacatgaacaccaTATGTTTTAATAAAAGAATATGCATTTGTTCTGTGTATTTtttcaatgtgtttttttgcaATACAAAGAACATAGTCTATATAAAAACAATACTGTGGTCCTTCACTGACTTTCAAAATAATACAACTCAGCATGAAGCATGATCATCATTTTACAcacatgtgtgaatatgtacataaaaaaaaaaaatatatatatatgtgtgtgtaagtaaataACCAATTTAATGCTAAATATTCCACAATAAACTGTATATTAAGGGCTGCTATACAAACATTGAAATAATTCTGTTCTGATATATTTCCCCAAGGTGAATGGCTTGTATTTACACACAAGCTGCATGCCAATATTGCAGCTCACTTTAACTGAAATAGGATAAACACCCAGAAGGTGACACTgtgacactttctctctctctctctctctctctctctctctctctctctctctctctctctctctctctctctctctctctctctctctctctctctctctctctcagctaatTTACACCAAAGATTCACGTTGAGACGAGTTGCAACATTCTATAAACTAGTAACTTGCTGCCGCCTGTTCACATGTTCTAGAAACCAGGGAGTTCACGTCCCTCAACAACGTTTTTGTTACATCATTCACCGTAGCCATATAAACTAGCATTAGTAAGTCAAATCACCTTTATTTGTCTGAAATTATAACTCTTTTGACTGATGTGAAAACACAGTACTTCAAAACAGAGTTCATcagtctttctctgcctctcctttgGCCGAAACAGATTTCTGCTGGACTGACTAACTGACAACTCACCATAAAAACTGTGAGTTTAAATTATCCTAAAACTGTGATTTGACATTTCAAAATCTTTTGACACGGCTGAAACTCCTGCCTGCAACGGTTTTGTCTCATTGCAAATCTCTGGTGTGAATTGGCCTTCAGGATTTCAGTTTCTTAAGACCACATTAATGCCCATGTATATGTCATGCTGGGACAAAACCTATTCTGTGCATCTTCCACCATCATCTGGCTCATGCTTTTGTTAACTGTCATCATCAACCTCTGATTCTTCCTCACTATCACCTGTCTCCAGAATGTCCACTTGTTTGCTTCCTCGTCCATGTAACCTGCTGAGCATGGCCAGGGAGGCGCCCCCAAGGGCAGAAGCCCCTCCCACAGCTGCTGCGGCGGCTCCTCCCACTACTCCTGCAGCTGCTAACCCACCTGTGGCCACAGTGGCCCCCATGAAGCCTCCTAGGATGGCCATCCTCTGCATAGTAGATGGGACTTCCTCATCTTTtttcctgtgctctctctctgcgcgcTCTCGTTTTTGCCTTTCCTCCTGGGCTCTCTTTTCggcttcccctctcttcctcctttcttcctctactTCTAGCTCTACCTCtcgcctctttctcctctcctcttctgcctccctttctgcttcttcttttttctttctctcttcatctgcaTCTCTCTGAATGGCTTCTTTTTCCATCCTCTCCTGTTctgcctttctcctctcctcctctgctttcttctctgcctcttccttacccctcctctcttcctccacctccctctctgcctctcgttttttcttcctctcctcatctgcCTCGTCTTCTGctactctctttttctttctctctttctctgtctgcctctctgcttcttgttttttcttcctctcttcatccgCCTTCTTTTTGTTAGCTTGTTTTTCCATCCTTTCCAGTTcagctttccttctctcctcctgaacTTTCCTCTcagcttctttttttctcctccgctCCACCTCAGCTTCCTTTTCTGCCTctcgttttttctttctctcttcttccgtCTCCTTTTCTGCCTCTcgttttttcctcctctcttcctccgccTCTCGCTCTGCTTCctgttttctcttcctctcctccactgtctccctctctgctgcctCTCTCCGCCTCTGCTCCTGAAGAGCTCTCTTCTCTACAGCTTTTTtattctccatctcctcttctaactctttctctattttctctctcttgttcctttCATCTGTAATCCTGCTCTCATGTTCTtgactccttctctcctcctcctctctttccctctccactTTTACTCTTACCTTTCCCTGAGCATCCTGGTACATCTTACTAGTATAGCATCCTCCACCATTCTCCTCCACCATGACGTCTATCTTCTCCAGTAGCTCCAGGACCTGAGTACgacctcttttctttttattgttgAAGACATGATATCTACCTCCAAACCTCTCAATAAGTGAAGATAGCAAACCACTTTTCTGCAGATAGCCCTCCACTGGTTCTCCCTCCAGCACATCTCCATGGGTGAGGAGCACTATGGTGTACTTCAAAGCCCTCTCACCAAAGTTCTCCTGGATCCACTTCACTGCGttcccctcctcttctgtgAATCTTGCATCTAGCCTGATCACCAGCAGAAAGGCATGAGGCCCAGGACGAGACAACTGAACACATTTCTCTAGTTCACTTTTCAGCTGTTCTATTGACCTTCCTGTATCAAACAACCCTGGTGTATCAATCACAGTAATGTGTCTACCAGCCACCTCAGCATGCTGTAGATCACAAGTTTGAGTTACAGATTCAAATGAGACTTCCTCTGTGAATATTGTCTTCCCAAGGATGGTGTTGGCGGATGCACTCTTTCCTGGACCAGTTTTTCCCAGCAGCACAATCCTCCGCTCAGGCACTGTGAGGAGACATTCATAATTAATGCACTattggaaaaaaagaacacatttaTTTTAGATGTGTTGCGCCTAATAGGCCTTTTCACACTGACAGCCTTTAGTGCCTGTTATTCAAACTAGTGCGTTTGACCCCTTGTTTTGGTTTATTTGTGTCGGTCAGAGTCCAACAGTCGCACTCAAGTGCAGACCAAATTAATTGTCCgaagacctccaaaaagaggcTGTCTCGATCCGCATCAGATAGTCAACTCTGATGTGATGTGGTACTGTAGGTCCAACTGCCTCGTTGTTCAGATCACTATAGGTACAATTTGTTTACTTCCTACAGAAATACCATGTGAAATTGGTTCTAATAACATGAACCATGGACAAACGTGTCATGTTACTTGTGACTCGTAGCTCATTCTTGAACTCTACAATTTGCCAAAAGTGACAATTGATATGTGTTCAATGCCAAGGCATGCAAATGTAacatctaaccaagtgttattaatccTATATTAAGATCAAAACATCTGGTAGGTATTGTCTTAAGTATGAAGATACTTACCTAGTGCTCTCTCGAAATATCAGTTTGAATTAATTTATGCACAGgcaaaaaagaagcaaatttGGGTGCCAATGTGTTgagcaaatttgtcttgataagactccttaaaacaAGTCAAGTTCGGTTCCAAAGAGTAAAAAGCATCGATAagttaattgtgtatttcaggtaatatcaagtCTTGTAGTTTGTACTTGTTTCTAGGATGagaagccttaaaataaatcaAACTATTCTAAAATTAAGGCAAATTATTTTTAC from Sardina pilchardus chromosome 1, fSarPil1.1, whole genome shotgun sequence includes:
- the LOC134077142 gene encoding GTPase IMAP family member 9-like, whose amino-acid sequence is MSYESQCINYECLLTVPERRIVLLGKTGPGKSASANTILGKTIFTEEVSFESVTQTCDLQHAEVAGRHITVIDTPGLFDTGRSIEQLKSELEKCVQLSRPGPHAFLLVIRLDARFTEEEGNAVKWIQENFGERALKYTIVLLTHGDVLEGEPVEGYLQKSGLLSSLIERFGGRYHVFNNKKKRGRTQVLELLEKIDVMVEENGGGCYTSKMYQDAQGKRMAILGGFMGATVATGGLAAAGVVGGAAAAAVGGASALGGASLAMLSRLHGRGSKQVDILETGDSEEESEVDDDS